A genomic region of Methanosarcina thermophila TM-1 contains the following coding sequences:
- a CDS encoding UbiA prenyltransferase family protein: MSLTARIGELSPYLQLLRPELYYMDLTLPASSAILASYLATGGLPEFLPFMIAVIGGFAAITSSYVFNDCCDIDIDTINLPGRPLPSSRVSKNSALAYALFLLGIAGAAAAYLNPESLIVLFIAAGTITIYSAFAKRNTFLSFLPVGISYGLVPIGVWLAFDPAGILKGNDGVILPLPAICFGLMICVTDWAFTLGGVSRDVEGDRLKGAPTLPVTFGIPFTARFVTFWWVVGVIASLIIGWSAQLGPVYFAGALASGLWMLAQCLDFIKHPTPERGGTLFLNGSNYRAIMFGSMILDVVLCIYAGVYTSILW, encoded by the coding sequence TTGTCCCTTACAGCAAGAATTGGCGAACTCAGTCCCTATCTGCAGCTGTTGAGACCTGAACTCTACTACATGGACCTTACCCTACCTGCCTCGAGTGCAATCCTTGCTTCCTATCTGGCGACCGGGGGGCTTCCTGAGTTTCTTCCCTTTATGATTGCAGTAATAGGCGGCTTTGCAGCTATTACAAGTTCATACGTATTCAATGATTGCTGCGATATTGACATCGATACAATCAACCTGCCTGGTCGACCTCTGCCTTCATCCAGAGTTTCAAAGAATTCTGCACTCGCTTATGCCCTCTTTTTATTAGGAATTGCTGGCGCCGCGGCTGCTTATCTCAATCCTGAGTCTCTTATTGTCCTTTTTATTGCAGCTGGAACTATAACTATCTACTCGGCATTTGCAAAAAGAAATACCTTTCTCAGCTTCCTACCAGTGGGTATTTCCTACGGGCTGGTGCCTATCGGTGTCTGGCTTGCCTTTGACCCTGCAGGAATCTTGAAAGGTAATGATGGGGTGATTCTCCCTCTGCCAGCTATTTGCTTCGGGCTAATGATATGCGTTACTGATTGGGCTTTTACCCTCGGAGGAGTTTCCAGAGATGTGGAAGGGGACAGATTGAAAGGTGCACCTACTCTGCCAGTGACCTTCGGAATTCCCTTTACTGCCAGATTTGTTACCTTCTGGTGGGTTGTGGGAGTTATCGCTTCCTTGATAATAGGGTGGTCAGCTCAGCTCGGACCTGTGTATTTTGCAGGAGCCCTTGCTTCGGGACTCTGGATGCTTGCCCAATGTCTTGATTTTATTAAACATCCTACTCCGGAGAGAGGCGGCACACTTTTCCTTAATGGTTCAAATTACAGAGCGATTATGTTCGGATCAATGATTCTGGATGTCGTGCTGTGCATTTACGCAGGGGTATACACCTCCATTCTCTGGTAA
- the tgtA gene encoding tRNA guanosine(15) transglycosylase TgtA yields MSAIFEILGKDAGGRIGRLRTPHGTVETPTVMPVINPNIQLIPPKEMRNFGAEILITNSYIIYRKEELRSVALEKGLHGLLDFDGPIMTDSGSFQLSVYGSVEVTNEEILEFQQKIGSDIIVPLDIPTPPDVHFRRAEEELAVTAERLEAARRLIQGEQLLAGPVQGSTYPELREKAASYLKDLHFEVYPLGAVVPLMEAYRYTELVDVIAASKRGLSPASPVHLFGAGHPMMFALAVALGCDLFDSAAYALYAKDGRYITVNGTYHVEKLNYLPCSCPVCSRYSADELRKADNREELLARHNLYATFAEIRLIKQCIKDGKLLELVEQRCRAHPKLLDGLKELYSHSPWLEQLDPATKGTFFYCGPESASRPEVLRFGKRLDRFNLEGSVIIRTTPVKGEKDYDQILIFKAPFGAFPAEMEEVYPFNAEVPKFPDYEALTTALSNTLKLIELNPQAEFTFICEKEFSHPLIDEINKKAKLVYREDWREE; encoded by the coding sequence ATGTCAGCAATATTCGAAATTCTTGGTAAAGACGCAGGCGGCAGGATAGGCAGGCTCAGGACTCCCCATGGGACTGTTGAGACACCTACCGTCATGCCTGTGATTAATCCAAACATTCAGCTTATCCCCCCGAAGGAAATGCGAAACTTCGGGGCAGAGATCCTGATTACCAATTCTTACATTATCTACCGCAAGGAAGAACTGAGAAGTGTTGCCCTTGAAAAAGGGCTACACGGACTCCTGGACTTTGACGGACCCATCATGACGGATTCGGGCTCTTTCCAGCTTTCTGTATACGGGTCGGTGGAGGTTACGAATGAAGAGATTCTCGAGTTCCAGCAAAAAATAGGAAGCGATATAATTGTCCCGCTGGATATCCCGACGCCTCCTGATGTTCACTTCAGGAGGGCTGAAGAAGAACTTGCGGTCACAGCCGAACGGCTTGAGGCAGCCCGCAGGCTTATTCAGGGCGAGCAGCTTCTGGCAGGACCGGTCCAGGGTTCGACTTATCCTGAATTAAGGGAGAAAGCTGCTTCCTACCTTAAAGATCTTCATTTTGAAGTTTATCCCCTGGGTGCCGTTGTTCCGCTCATGGAAGCCTACCGTTACACAGAACTTGTTGACGTGATCGCCGCATCCAAAAGGGGGCTTTCTCCAGCTTCTCCAGTCCATCTCTTCGGGGCAGGTCATCCTATGATGTTTGCCCTTGCAGTAGCCCTGGGCTGTGATCTTTTTGATTCTGCAGCTTACGCCCTTTACGCCAAGGATGGGCGCTATATTACTGTAAACGGGACTTACCATGTTGAAAAATTAAATTATCTACCCTGCTCCTGTCCGGTCTGTTCAAGGTACAGTGCCGACGAACTGAGAAAAGCCGACAACCGGGAAGAACTCTTGGCAAGGCATAACCTTTACGCGACCTTTGCTGAGATCCGGCTGATTAAACAATGTATAAAAGATGGAAAACTGCTCGAACTTGTGGAGCAGCGCTGCCGTGCCCACCCGAAACTTCTTGATGGGTTAAAAGAACTTTATAGCCATTCTCCCTGGCTTGAGCAACTTGATCCGGCTACAAAAGGCACTTTCTTCTACTGCGGGCCAGAATCCGCTTCCCGTCCCGAAGTTCTTCGCTTTGGAAAACGGCTGGATAGGTTCAACCTGGAAGGCTCAGTAATAATTCGAACGACCCCTGTAAAAGGAGAGAAGGATTATGATCAGATTCTTATATTCAAAGCGCCTTTCGGGGCATTTCCTGCCGAAATGGAAGAAGTGTATCCCTTCAATGCCGAAGTCCCGAAATTCCCGGATTATGAGGCTCTTACCACAGCTCTTTCAAACACCCTTAAACTGATAGAACTGAACCCGCAGGCTGAGTTTACTTTTATCTGCGAGAAGGAGTTCAGTCACCCACTGATTGACGAGATAAACAAAAAAGCAAAACTGGTATACAGAGAAGACTGGAGAGAAGAATAA
- a CDS encoding pyruvate kinase alpha/beta domain-containing protein translates to MEKSILYFDNVGEQNTEAVIEAAAKRAAELQISHIVVASTSGKTALKMAEAVKGSGIKVIGISHQYGQKEKGKWEVEEEYKKKLEALGAVIATQSHMFSGIERSITKKFGGYSRAEVISDTLRSLFGKGFKVAIEVAIMAADSGYIPVSDNTEIIAIGGTRQGADVALVLRPAHSIDFFSLQVREIIAMPRAKED, encoded by the coding sequence ATGGAAAAATCCATTCTTTATTTTGACAACGTAGGGGAACAGAATACAGAAGCCGTTATTGAAGCGGCAGCAAAAAGGGCTGCAGAACTTCAAATCTCCCATATTGTGGTGGCAAGCACCAGCGGAAAAACCGCATTGAAAATGGCAGAAGCAGTAAAAGGGAGTGGTATAAAAGTTATTGGAATAAGCCACCAGTACGGTCAGAAAGAAAAAGGCAAATGGGAAGTGGAAGAAGAATACAAAAAGAAACTCGAAGCTCTTGGGGCGGTAATCGCCACTCAATCTCATATGTTTTCCGGAATTGAGCGCTCCATAACAAAGAAATTTGGTGGTTATTCACGAGCAGAAGTAATTTCTGATACCCTCAGATCTCTCTTCGGAAAAGGTTTTAAAGTAGCTATTGAGGTCGCAATTATGGCGGCAGATTCAGGTTATATCCCTGTTTCCGACAACACAGAGATTATAGCTATAGGAGGCACAAGACAGGGTGCAGATGTAGCTCTTGTCCTCAGGCCAGCCCACAGCATAGATTTCTTCTCCCTACAGGTTCGGGAAATTATTGCCATGCCGCGAGCTAAAGAAGATTAA
- a CDS encoding proteasome assembly chaperone family protein yields MSSTDYDNNDVRIITKPVRSKNPVLIEGFPGIGLVGNIASQHIIEELRMEYIGSIDSRYFPSIAVLYEGLINMPVRIYEKVEHNLIVVISDIPISHTVSYDVSNALVDWAESINVREIASIAGIAILNGGHKVFGAATTPEMLDRIRDKVEIFQMGTISGISGSVMAECLQRGIPAFSLLGATRTQNPDPRAASAVIEVLNELYGFSISTARLIEQAERIETELQRLAEEVQTVEQKGEVRKEFPMYG; encoded by the coding sequence TTGTCAAGTACAGATTACGACAACAATGATGTGAGAATTATTACAAAACCTGTGAGATCAAAAAATCCTGTTCTGATTGAAGGTTTTCCTGGAATCGGGCTTGTGGGGAATATTGCAAGTCAGCATATAATAGAAGAATTGAGAATGGAATATATCGGCTCTATTGACTCAAGGTATTTCCCCTCAATTGCGGTGCTTTATGAGGGGCTTATAAATATGCCTGTGAGGATTTACGAGAAAGTGGAACATAACCTGATTGTTGTAATCTCCGATATTCCTATCAGTCATACTGTTTCCTACGATGTTAGTAATGCTCTGGTGGACTGGGCTGAGTCCATAAACGTAAGGGAAATCGCTTCCATCGCAGGAATTGCCATATTGAACGGGGGGCATAAAGTCTTCGGGGCAGCCACCACTCCAGAAATGTTGGATAGAATCAGGGACAAGGTAGAAATTTTCCAAATGGGAACAATTTCCGGGATATCGGGCAGCGTGATGGCTGAATGTTTGCAACGTGGAATTCCTGCATTTAGTCTACTTGGCGCTACCAGAACCCAGAATCCTGATCCAAGGGCTGCTTCTGCTGTTATTGAGGTCTTAAATGAACTCTATGGATTTTCAATAAGTACGGCTCGGCTCATAGAGCAGGCTGAGCGTATAGAGACCGAACTCCAGAGGCTTGCTGAAGAGGTTCAGACTGTTGAGCAGAAAGGAGAAGTAAGGAAGGAGTTCCCAATGTACGGGTGA
- a CDS encoding DUF473 domain-containing protein has protein sequence MEYIALTGIADSLIEVLKRHHLRTLEIRSPQNFVGVLGLNAGDSVLLTSTSLQDLTDGTQGLIAKVLQKQVSVHSVVSSNELYIEEREAMSARIQLECKCVARIKNVISNELGKPVRVDAREISCYEAR, from the coding sequence ATGGAGTACATCGCGTTAACAGGAATTGCTGATTCTCTTATTGAGGTTCTGAAGAGACATCATCTCAGAACTCTTGAGATTCGGAGTCCACAAAACTTCGTAGGAGTACTCGGGCTTAACGCAGGAGACAGTGTTCTCTTGACCTCTACCAGCCTCCAAGATCTCACGGATGGGACTCAGGGTCTCATAGCAAAAGTCTTGCAGAAACAGGTTTCAGTCCATTCTGTTGTCAGTTCGAACGAACTCTATATCGAAGAACGAGAAGCCATGTCCGCCCGCATCCAACTTGAGTGCAAATGCGTAGCAAGGATAAAGAATGTTATCTCAAATGAACTTGGAAAACCCGTCAGGGTAGATGCCAGGGAAATCTCATGCTATGAAGCTAGATAA
- the thsB gene encoding thermosome subunit beta translates to MAAQPIFILREGSKRTHGSDAQHNNIMAAKAVAEAVRTTLGPKGMDKMLVDSLGDVVITNDGATILKEMDIEHPGAKMIVEVAKTQDAEVGDGTTTAAVLAGELLTKAEDLLESGVHPTVIANGYRLAADQAIKIIDTITISASPEDTETLKKIAATAITGKGAESHKDHLSSLAVKAVTSVAERSEDGKITVDIEDIKVEKRPGGSIKDSEIVDGVIIDKERVHPAMPEVVENAKILLLSVPIELKKTETKAEIKITTPDQMQLFLDQEEAMLKEIVNKVINTGANVVFCQKGIDDLAQYYLTKAGIFAMRRVKKSDMEKLARATGARIITSLDEIEESDLGYAGLVEEKDVTGSRMTFVTGCKDSKATSILLRGGTEHVVEVLDRALEDALRVVGVALEDQKIVVGGGSPEIELSLRLKEYAATLKGREQLAVMKFAESLEVIPHTLAENAGLDPIDMLVELRSQHEKGNKRAGLNVYTGKVEDMYENDVVEPLRVKTQAINAATEAAIMILRIDDVIASAGEKAGQGPGGGPEGPGGEMSEEF, encoded by the coding sequence TTGGCAGCACAACCGATCTTTATTTTAAGGGAAGGCAGCAAGAGGACCCATGGTTCCGATGCCCAGCACAACAATATTATGGCCGCAAAAGCGGTTGCTGAAGCGGTAAGAACCACTCTTGGTCCCAAGGGTATGGACAAGATGCTTGTAGACTCCTTAGGTGACGTTGTTATCACCAACGACGGAGCAACAATCCTCAAAGAAATGGACATCGAGCACCCTGGTGCAAAGATGATCGTTGAAGTAGCCAAGACCCAGGATGCTGAAGTTGGAGACGGAACCACCACTGCAGCCGTACTTGCAGGGGAACTCCTGACAAAGGCTGAGGACCTGCTGGAAAGTGGAGTTCACCCCACAGTAATTGCAAACGGCTACAGGCTTGCAGCAGATCAGGCTATAAAGATAATCGATACCATCACTATCAGTGCATCTCCAGAAGACACCGAAACTCTCAAAAAGATTGCAGCAACAGCCATAACGGGAAAAGGTGCAGAATCCCACAAGGATCATCTTTCCAGTCTTGCAGTCAAGGCTGTGACCTCAGTTGCTGAGAGAAGCGAAGATGGGAAGATTACTGTGGACATCGAGGACATCAAGGTCGAAAAGAGACCGGGCGGAAGCATCAAGGACTCTGAGATTGTTGATGGTGTAATTATCGACAAAGAGCGCGTCCATCCAGCCATGCCTGAGGTCGTGGAGAATGCAAAAATCTTGCTCCTAAGCGTTCCCATAGAACTCAAGAAGACCGAGACCAAAGCAGAAATAAAGATCACCACTCCTGACCAGATGCAGCTCTTCTTAGACCAGGAAGAGGCAATGCTCAAGGAAATTGTGAATAAAGTAATCAACACAGGCGCAAACGTTGTTTTCTGCCAGAAGGGAATTGATGACCTTGCCCAGTATTATCTGACAAAAGCAGGAATCTTTGCCATGCGCAGGGTAAAGAAGAGCGACATGGAAAAGCTTGCCAGAGCAACAGGTGCAAGGATTATCACCAGCCTTGACGAGATTGAAGAGTCCGACCTTGGCTACGCAGGGCTTGTTGAAGAGAAAGACGTTACAGGCTCAAGGATGACCTTCGTTACAGGCTGCAAGGACAGCAAAGCCACCTCAATTCTCCTGCGCGGCGGAACCGAGCATGTTGTGGAAGTACTTGATAGAGCACTCGAAGATGCTCTCCGAGTAGTGGGCGTTGCTCTTGAAGATCAGAAGATTGTTGTGGGCGGCGGCTCACCCGAGATCGAACTGTCCCTCAGGCTCAAAGAATATGCAGCAACCCTTAAGGGCAGGGAGCAGCTTGCTGTAATGAAATTTGCCGAGTCTCTTGAGGTTATTCCTCACACCCTTGCAGAAAACGCAGGACTTGACCCGATTGATATGCTTGTGGAACTGCGCTCCCAGCATGAGAAAGGTAACAAGCGTGCAGGGCTTAATGTCTATACCGGCAAAGTCGAGGACATGTACGAGAACGATGTTGTCGAACCTCTGAGAGTCAAGACTCAGGCAATCAATGCAGCTACTGAGGCAGCAATTATGATTCTCAGAATCGATGATGTGATTGCCTCAGCCGGTGAAAAAGCAGGTCAGGGTCCAGGCGGCGGCCCAGAAGGTCCAGGCGGCGAAATGTCTGAAGAATTTTAA
- a CDS encoding 4Fe-4S binding protein yields the protein MLKITPYLGILVLIVSIGGLWYPAFGYFMLLIFAAIFLSSPFRGRWFCGNLCPRGSFVDFWVDKISRKKKIPDTLRSLWVRLPIFFLLMGFMGHRITSILGSLNTFEKIGMVFVIMCLVTTAIAVLLGIYLSPRAWCSFCPMGTAQRLIGGKKYPLKLVYEKCVNCSKCDKVCPMQLKIRENDIIPDCIKCGRCVSACPKDALSF from the coding sequence TTGCTTAAAATAACACCTTACCTGGGAATTCTGGTTCTTATTGTTTCTATCGGAGGTCTCTGGTATCCTGCTTTCGGGTATTTTATGCTGCTGATTTTTGCCGCGATCTTCCTTAGCAGTCCTTTCAGAGGTCGCTGGTTCTGCGGAAATCTCTGTCCCAGGGGAAGCTTTGTTGATTTCTGGGTCGATAAAATCTCAAGGAAAAAGAAGATCCCAGACACTCTACGGAGCCTGTGGGTCCGCCTGCCAATCTTTTTCCTGCTAATGGGTTTTATGGGGCACAGGATTACAAGCATCCTCGGAAGCCTCAATACTTTTGAGAAAATAGGCATGGTGTTTGTAATCATGTGTCTGGTGACAACTGCAATCGCTGTTCTTCTGGGCATTTACCTGAGCCCGAGAGCCTGGTGTTCTTTCTGCCCAATGGGAACAGCTCAGCGCCTTATTGGCGGAAAGAAGTATCCTCTTAAACTCGTATATGAAAAATGCGTTAACTGCAGCAAATGTGATAAGGTTTGCCCAATGCAACTTAAAATCCGTGAGAACGATATAATACCCGACTGTATCAAATGCGGACGCTGTGTGAGTGCCTGTCCTAAAGATGCCCTGAGTTTCTAA
- a CDS encoding helix-turn-helix domain-containing protein, which translates to MIDFACKEFKIEDVIKCALNLTKADLNVMKYFLNEEEQWFDTDYLSKALKLDISTIQRSVKKLHEKEILQRSQQNLDGGGYVYKYKVNSRAKIKNIIMTVVNSWADRLEQELEKWENGG; encoded by the coding sequence ATGATAGACTTTGCCTGTAAAGAGTTCAAAATCGAAGATGTGATCAAGTGCGCCCTTAACCTTACAAAGGCAGACCTGAATGTTATGAAATATTTCTTAAACGAAGAAGAGCAGTGGTTTGACACAGACTATCTTTCAAAAGCTCTGAAACTGGATATTTCTACAATCCAGCGCTCTGTCAAAAAATTACATGAAAAGGAAATTCTACAGAGGTCGCAACAAAACCTGGACGGAGGAGGTTATGTTTATAAGTATAAGGTCAACTCAAGGGCTAAAATAAAAAATATTATAATGACTGTGGTGAATTCCTGGGCTGACCGGCTAGAACAGGAACTTGAAAAATGGGAAAACGGTGGTTGA